From Flavobacterium alkalisoli, the proteins below share one genomic window:
- a CDS encoding NADPH-dependent FMN reductase, with amino-acid sequence MKILAFGGSSSKNSINKKLATYAANLFEGGDVEILDLNDYELPLFSVDKEKEIGKPELAGKFLEKIETADILVISVAEHNAGMTVAFKNIYDWASRQKKEVFANVPLLLMSTSPGKRGGASSLEAAQISLKWYGGNIKATFSLPSFDENFDVETGEISNKEYDAALKDIIRNFDYEQNA; translated from the coding sequence ATGAAAATACTTGCCTTTGGCGGAAGCAGCAGCAAAAATTCGATAAATAAAAAACTGGCAACCTATGCCGCAAACCTGTTTGAAGGAGGCGACGTTGAGATACTGGATCTTAACGATTATGAGCTGCCTTTATTTAGCGTGGATAAGGAGAAGGAAATAGGTAAGCCGGAACTGGCAGGGAAGTTTCTAGAAAAAATTGAGACGGCAGATATTCTTGTTATTTCTGTGGCAGAGCATAATGCGGGTATGACTGTTGCCTTTAAAAACATATATGATTGGGCTTCTCGTCAAAAGAAGGAAGTCTTTGCTAATGTACCTTTATTGCTTATGTCTACTTCACCTGGTAAAAGAGGTGGTGCAAGTTCGCTCGAAGCTGCACAAATAAGCCTTAAGTGGTATGGCGGTAATATTAAAGCTACATTCTCGTTGCCTTCCTTCGATGAAAATTTTGATGTCGAGACGGGAGAGATATCCAATAAAGAGTATGATGCTGCGTTAAAGGATATTATACGCAACTTTGACTATGAGCAAAACGCTTAA
- a CDS encoding T9SS type A sorting domain-containing protein translates to MKNTITLLSALFMSILSQAQEPTFTWVTTPEFELSFNPEMVGYVNAIDNSGNIYMAGFMNNGTPCSPEIMGNLLYNKYDTEGEIIFSKTFNGTGAIFNLKIDTDDNTIMALGFQDNITINNTTITAPIPFQTKLLLIKLDSNGELLWYYEPVMENAEEWDVVTDFRGITTDSNNNIYIAYDNFFNSFITKLTSEGDELFTITQNNVNRITSVSVDPSGNIYAAGSCATINATYAGVAVSPSGQNFAYNTYVVKYSSTGEYQWLKYVEDITCPTPQVVAYSDNEIYFSSYLTGNLMFDDITTDGGNAFVDFFLAKLNAIGTYQWVREVPGTTGNAELGNRNYLNTDSEGNIYISGKTRWETDWGNGIVTNTEGFSSDALILKYTPQGNLTLVKTITGSGESRVDNIVINDSGDIFVTGISYGTTLFDNIEYEFDEFTNFSYMAKLSTNSLGVEQNNITGVAIYPNPSANYIHINGIQENSKGSIYNTLGQKVKDFEIQPNESIDISDLSKGTYIIKPEGYSSIKFIKI, encoded by the coding sequence ATGAAAAATACTATTACTTTACTGTCTGCTCTTTTTATGAGCATATTATCTCAGGCACAGGAACCAACATTTACATGGGTTACTACTCCTGAATTTGAATTAAGTTTTAATCCGGAAATGGTAGGCTACGTTAATGCCATAGACAATTCAGGAAACATATATATGGCTGGGTTCATGAATAACGGTACTCCTTGCTCACCGGAAATAATGGGAAATCTTCTGTACAATAAGTATGATACAGAAGGAGAAATAATTTTCTCCAAAACATTTAATGGTACAGGTGCTATTTTTAATTTAAAAATTGATACTGACGACAACACAATTATGGCACTTGGATTTCAGGATAACATAACAATTAATAATACTACTATCACCGCGCCAATACCTTTTCAGACAAAGTTATTACTAATAAAATTAGATAGTAACGGAGAACTGCTTTGGTATTATGAACCTGTTATGGAAAATGCCGAAGAATGGGATGTTGTAACAGACTTTAGAGGTATTACCACTGATAGTAATAACAATATCTATATAGCTTACGACAACTTTTTTAATTCCTTTATTACAAAACTAACATCTGAAGGTGATGAGCTGTTTACAATTACACAGAACAATGTAAACAGAATCACTTCTGTTAGCGTAGATCCAAGTGGTAATATTTATGCTGCGGGATCTTGTGCAACAATAAATGCAACTTATGCGGGTGTAGCGGTATCTCCATCAGGACAGAACTTTGCCTACAACACCTATGTTGTAAAATATAGCAGCACTGGTGAATACCAGTGGTTAAAATATGTAGAAGACATTACCTGTCCTACACCTCAGGTTGTTGCTTATAGTGATAATGAAATTTACTTCAGCTCATATCTTACCGGCAATCTAATGTTCGATGATATAACAACTGATGGAGGGAACGCTTTTGTTGATTTTTTCCTTGCTAAACTTAATGCTATAGGTACATACCAGTGGGTAAGAGAAGTTCCCGGAACCACAGGGAACGCAGAGTTAGGCAACAGAAATTACCTTAATACGGATAGTGAGGGTAACATATACATAAGCGGAAAAACAAGATGGGAAACCGACTGGGGCAATGGAATTGTAACAAATACAGAGGGTTTTAGCAGTGATGCTTTAATTTTAAAGTACACCCCACAAGGAAATCTTACACTTGTAAAAACTATAACCGGAAGTGGGGAAAGCAGGGTTGATAATATTGTTATAAATGACTCCGGAGATATTTTTGTTACAGGAATAAGCTATGGCACTACCCTTTTTGACAATATAGAGTATGAATTTGACGAGTTTACAAACTTTAGCTATATGGCAAAATTGAGTACCAACTCATTAGGTGTAGAACAAAACAATATTACCGGTGTTGCCATATATCCTAACCCATCTGCCAACTATATACATATTAATGGTATACAGGAAAACAGTAAAGGATCTATATACAATACACTAGGCCAAAAGGTAAAGGATTTTGAAATCCAGCCTAATGAAAGTATTGACATTAGCGATTTATCCAAAGGGACATACATTATAAAACCTGAAGGATACTCCTCTATCAAATTCATTAAAATTTAG
- the ychF gene encoding redox-regulated ATPase YchF, whose translation MKAGIVGLPNVGKSTLFNCLSNAKAQSANFPFCTIEPNVGVVNVPDPRLQKLEELVNPERVIPATVEIVDIAGLVKGASKGEGLGNQFLGNIRECNAIIHVLRCFDNDNIVHVDGSVNPIRDKETIDIELQLKDLETVEKRLEKAKKTAKTGNKEAQVEAALLERIREALLQGKSARTVQPQNQDEEELMELFQLITTKPVLYVCNVDEGAAATGNAYVEKVREMVKDENAEVMFLAVGTEADITELETYEERQMFLEDLGLKEPGASALIRSAYKLLTLQTYFTAGVKEVRAWTINIGDTAPQAAGVIHSDFEKGFIRAEVIAYDDYVTYGSESKVKEAGKLRVEGKEYIVKDGDVMHFRFNV comes from the coding sequence ATGAAAGCAGGTATTGTAGGATTGCCAAATGTTGGAAAATCGACACTTTTCAATTGTTTATCTAATGCAAAAGCACAAAGTGCAAACTTTCCGTTTTGTACTATAGAGCCTAATGTTGGTGTAGTAAACGTACCGGACCCGAGACTTCAAAAGCTTGAAGAACTTGTTAACCCGGAGCGTGTAATTCCTGCAACTGTAGAAATTGTTGATATTGCCGGTCTTGTAAAAGGAGCGAGTAAAGGTGAAGGTTTAGGAAACCAGTTTTTAGGAAACATAAGGGAGTGTAACGCTATTATCCACGTACTACGTTGTTTTGATAACGACAATATAGTTCACGTAGACGGTAGTGTAAATCCTATAAGAGATAAAGAGACTATTGATATAGAGCTTCAGCTTAAAGATCTTGAGACGGTTGAGAAACGTCTTGAAAAAGCTAAGAAAACTGCTAAAACAGGAAATAAGGAAGCTCAGGTAGAAGCAGCTTTGCTTGAAAGAATAAGAGAAGCACTTTTACAGGGTAAGTCGGCAAGAACTGTACAGCCTCAAAATCAGGATGAGGAAGAGTTAATGGAGCTTTTCCAACTTATTACTACTAAGCCGGTACTTTATGTATGTAATGTAGATGAAGGTGCTGCTGCTACAGGTAATGCCTATGTAGAGAAAGTACGTGAAATGGTAAAGGATGAAAATGCAGAGGTTATGTTCCTTGCTGTAGGTACTGAGGCTGACATTACTGAACTTGAAACTTATGAAGAGCGCCAGATGTTTCTTGAAGACCTTGGTCTAAAAGAACCGGGTGCAAGTGCATTAATTCGCTCTGCTTATAAACTTCTTACCCTACAAACTTATTTTACTGCGGGTGTAAAAGAAGTTCGTGCATGGACTATTAATATTGGTGATACCGCTCCTCAGGCAGCTGGTGTTATACACTCTGATTTTGAGAAAGGTTTTATCCGTGCAGAGGTTATTGCTTATGATGACTATGTAACCTATGGTTCTGAATCTAAAGTAAAAGAAGCCGGAAAACTAAGAGTAGAAGGTAAAGAATATATCGTTAAGGATGGTGATGTAATGCACTTTAGATTTAACGTATAA
- a CDS encoding fibronectin type III domain-containing protein — protein sequence MRKITFLIFLSLISMCSFAQLPDAPEDFEGTFPPAGWNVYDNGFGTLKDWVQTPGGTAEPFPAYEGTYSAMVDRENVPDTDPTPQDWLVTPLVTLPDNPQLLFYSRLGVNGDQGGLYRIMVSTDPDPSNLAAYTQITQWTETQINPVQQEYTEKTVQLTGLGGQSVYLAFVMIGDDDDRWLIDYVRIVEECLPPTALTVANIGLDSAELNWTSPTGVTSWEIEVIEAALPSTGIGEVYSDLLPYTAENLDPDTNYKFYVRSVCGVGNYSAWAGPLNFSTAALGETCGAPIEITTLPYSTTDNTSNYGDDYSGSPGASGCGTTNNYLNGDDVVYAYTATADGVISINMTGTGNAAGIFVYDDCADIGVNCLAGGVGNATTPVSLPTVSVLSGTTYYIVISTWATPQSTPYTLTVQVVNCPPPTNLSATNIDNDSADLSWNANGSTEWEIVVQPVGTGIPAGSGTGITVNSNYNVTATTGGTPFTEATTYEYYVRGDCGNGTFSAWAGPYIFMTTQLPAAMDFTDGFEAASGWSLSNGTAPNQWVIGNAVNNGGSNSLYITNDAGVSNSFTNTVTSVVHAYRDIQMPATVDQLLLSYDWRAVGESCCDYLRVWVVPATFVPTAGTQITAAASGGTQFGGNQNMNSNFLTANYVVNATAYSGQVMRLIFEWRNDGSIGANPPAAVDNVNLSVITCPAPTNLVLNDLQIDQATISWTGPSSVSPTFDYYLSTTNTPPTDATVPTDNVPGTTAVLDPLDDSTGYFVWVRSNCGTDDYSFWVGPLAFNTPQVPADLNFFDDFEDGTVEWTLNNGTQTNKWIVGTATSNGTGSSLYITNDNGVSNAFTNNSTSVVHAYRDLQMPATAVSEISVSFDWKAVGESCCDYLRVWMVPITFTPTPGTMITGASGGTQISPGNLNMNANWTTANYVVDASGYAPGQIVRLIFEWRNDGSVGTNPPAAVDNVNVSVITCPAPDGLAVSNVTEDSATVSWNPPADLPDSYDYYLSTSNTSPAPDAVVTDNVDPTTVDLDGLTPSTTYYIWVRSNCGTDDYSFWVGPLVFNTTQIPADTNFYDDFEGPVEWTLNNGTQPNQWVVGTAVSNSPTSSLYISNDSGTSNAYTNNSSSTVHAYRDIAIPATGVGEAILQFDWLAMGESCCDYLKAWIVPVTYTPTPGTMITTTNSGGIQYGGNFNQSSSWTTETYIFDASPYQGQTLRLVFEWRNDGSVGTNPPAAVDNVILQILTCPAPVDLLSSGMQGTSFVELSWTPVGSETQWEVVVQPMGTGNPGQTPAESVIVTDNPTYTLDIEEGEYYEYYVRAICSESDISLWAGPLVFSIFNPPGCANVEVFDPELEILLPNSEIVICPEEDNCIPLTANYLQTGETSSYEIESIDYAPPFPFTGGTPVSVGTDDVWSPLVQLPFDFCFFGEIYSEVLVGSNGVVTFNTGNPSGYCPWSFNQTIPNTGFPILNAIYGVYQDIDPSINNDNVDPDINFQVLGNYPCRALVVNFSEVAQFSGACNNDPAIGGQTTQIVLYEISNVIEIYIGNRIPCTSWQNGAGVVGLQNAGGTVAFVPDGRNTGPWTATEEAWRFTPNGTSNVVFEWLQDGVSYSDQEEITVCVTEPTTMTARATYTNCNGELLVRDTSVLLRLAEEIEEQDPNDLAVCNTTGSATFNLPDSMVDIIAGLENPENFTFTYYLTEAAANLGGEDNLPDSYTTTTNQTIYVRVQENGSDCFTVWSFDLIIENNPPQFTLDGDFDVCEGETVTVTVTPINFDLTEATYSWTFEGAALPDTGSTITATESGIYEVVIDRNGCTASEAVQVTITPLPVADVMTDVTSCDSYVLPELSAGNNYYTGPAGSGDMLTAGTELTSGQMVYIYAQVEGTDCSDESSFTITVVPTPVLGITGGCEGGLYILEVSLDDNYTENTVTIEWTGPNGSTIGTGLTVTAEEIGDYMVTVTPLGGDICSSVLVQSVESIACLIPRGISPNEDGMNDNFDLRGFGVTKLSIFNRYGKEVYSKTDYTNEWYGLDEHGKELPTGTYFYSLELNDGTSKTGWVYINRED from the coding sequence ATGAGAAAAATTACATTCTTAATTTTTTTATCATTAATTTCCATGTGTTCTTTTGCACAGTTGCCGGATGCACCCGAAGACTTTGAAGGAACATTTCCGCCTGCCGGATGGAATGTTTATGATAATGGTTTTGGAACCTTAAAAGATTGGGTACAGACACCAGGCGGTACAGCCGAACCATTCCCTGCCTACGAGGGCACTTACTCTGCAATGGTAGACAGAGAAAACGTGCCGGATACCGATCCGACACCACAAGACTGGTTAGTTACCCCTCTTGTAACTTTGCCTGATAACCCACAGTTACTTTTTTATTCTCGTTTGGGTGTAAATGGTGATCAGGGTGGTCTTTACCGTATAATGGTATCTACAGACCCAGACCCTTCTAACTTAGCCGCTTATACACAAATAACTCAGTGGACTGAAACACAAATCAACCCTGTACAGCAGGAATATACCGAAAAAACTGTACAACTTACAGGTCTTGGCGGGCAGTCTGTATATCTGGCCTTCGTAATGATAGGTGACGATGACGACAGATGGCTTATTGACTATGTAAGAATTGTTGAAGAATGTTTACCTCCCACTGCCTTAACAGTTGCTAATATCGGGCTAGACTCTGCAGAATTAAACTGGACAAGCCCGACAGGTGTTACTTCATGGGAAATTGAAGTAATAGAAGCCGCTTTACCTTCAACAGGTATAGGAGAAGTTTACTCAGACCTCCTTCCTTATACTGCAGAAAATCTTGATCCTGATACAAACTATAAATTTTATGTGCGTTCTGTTTGTGGTGTAGGAAACTACAGTGCATGGGCAGGTCCGCTAAACTTTAGTACGGCAGCCCTTGGCGAAACTTGCGGGGCTCCTATAGAAATAACGACATTGCCTTATTCTACTACAGATAACACCTCAAACTATGGAGACGACTACAGTGGTTCACCGGGGGCATCAGGCTGTGGTACAACAAACAATTATCTTAATGGTGATGATGTAGTATATGCTTATACTGCAACTGCCGATGGAGTAATTAGTATAAATATGACAGGTACAGGCAATGCTGCCGGTATTTTTGTTTATGATGATTGTGCAGATATTGGTGTTAACTGTTTAGCTGGTGGAGTGGGTAACGCTACAACACCTGTTTCCCTTCCAACAGTATCAGTATTATCAGGAACAACATATTATATAGTAATTTCTACTTGGGCTACACCTCAGTCTACACCTTATACATTAACAGTACAGGTTGTAAACTGTCCTCCTCCTACAAACTTATCTGCAACAAATATTGATAATGACTCAGCAGATCTTTCATGGAACGCAAATGGTTCAACAGAATGGGAAATTGTTGTTCAACCTGTAGGTACAGGTATACCTGCCGGATCGGGCACAGGCATCACTGTTAACAGTAACTATAATGTAACAGCTACAACCGGAGGTACTCCGTTTACAGAAGCTACTACATATGAGTACTATGTAAGAGGCGATTGTGGTAACGGTACATTTAGTGCATGGGCAGGTCCATATATATTTATGACAACTCAGCTTCCTGCAGCCATGGACTTTACTGATGGTTTTGAAGCTGCATCCGGATGGAGTTTAAGTAACGGTACAGCGCCTAACCAATGGGTAATAGGTAATGCCGTAAATAATGGAGGTAGTAACTCCTTATATATAACAAATGATGCAGGTGTTTCAAATTCATTTACAAATACTGTTACTTCAGTAGTACATGCATATAGAGATATCCAGATGCCTGCAACTGTAGATCAGTTACTTCTTTCTTATGACTGGAGAGCAGTTGGTGAATCTTGCTGTGACTATCTAAGAGTATGGGTAGTACCTGCAACATTTGTACCTACAGCGGGCACACAAATTACTGCGGCTGCAAGTGGAGGAACTCAGTTTGGTGGTAACCAAAACATGAACTCAAACTTCCTTACGGCAAACTATGTAGTTAATGCTACTGCTTATTCAGGTCAGGTAATGCGTTTAATTTTTGAGTGGAGAAACGATGGCAGTATTGGTGCTAACCCTCCTGCTGCGGTAGATAATGTTAACCTTTCGGTTATTACATGTCCTGCTCCTACTAACCTAGTTCTTAATGATCTGCAAATAGATCAGGCAACAATTTCATGGACGGGACCTTCATCAGTTTCACCTACTTTTGATTACTATCTATCAACAACAAATACACCTCCAACAGATGCTACAGTTCCTACTGATAACGTACCTGGAACAACTGCTGTTTTAGATCCTCTTGACGATTCTACAGGTTATTTTGTTTGGGTAAGAAGCAATTGCGGAACAGACGATTATAGCTTCTGGGTTGGACCATTAGCATTTAATACACCACAAGTCCCTGCCGACTTAAATTTCTTCGATGATTTTGAAGACGGCACGGTAGAATGGACATTAAATAACGGTACACAAACAAACAAATGGATTGTTGGTACCGCAACAAGTAATGGTACTGGAAGCTCTTTATACATAACTAACGATAACGGCGTATCAAATGCATTTACAAATAACAGCACTTCGGTAGTACATGCATATAGAGATTTACAAATGCCTGCTACTGCAGTAAGTGAAATAAGTGTTTCTTTCGACTGGAAAGCAGTAGGTGAATCATGCTGTGACTATTTAAGAGTTTGGATGGTTCCTATAACCTTCACACCTACTCCGGGAACTATGATTACCGGCGCTAGTGGTGGTACACAAATTTCTCCGGGTAACCTTAATATGAATGCAAACTGGACAACTGCTAATTATGTTGTAGATGCTTCCGGTTACGCACCAGGACAAATAGTTCGACTTATTTTTGAATGGAGAAATGACGGTAGTGTTGGTACAAACCCTCCTGCAGCTGTAGATAATGTTAATGTATCTGTAATAACTTGTCCTGCACCGGATGGTTTAGCAGTTTCTAATGTTACAGAAGATTCTGCTACAGTTTCTTGGAACCCACCTGCAGACTTACCTGATAGTTATGATTATTATCTTTCTACATCAAATACCTCTCCGGCTCCGGATGCGGTAGTAACAGATAACGTAGATCCTACAACTGTAGATTTAGATGGCTTAACCCCTTCAACTACATACTATATTTGGGTAAGAAGTAATTGTGGAACGGATGACTACAGTTTCTGGGTAGGTCCGTTAGTATTCAATACAACACAAATCCCTGCCGACACTAATTTCTATGATGATTTTGAAGGTCCTGTAGAATGGACTCTTAATAATGGTACTCAACCAAACCAATGGGTAGTTGGTACTGCGGTAAGTAACAGCCCTACAAGTTCACTTTACATTTCTAATGACAGTGGAACAAGTAATGCTTATACAAACAATTCATCGTCAACAGTACATGCATATAGAGATATCGCAATTCCTGCTACAGGTGTTGGTGAGGCTATTCTTCAGTTCGATTGGCTTGCAATGGGAGAAAGCTGCTGTGACTATTTAAAAGCATGGATAGTGCCGGTTACTTACACTCCTACTCCTGGTACAATGATAACAACTACAAATAGTGGGGGTATTCAGTACGGAGGTAACTTTAACCAAAGTAGTAGCTGGACTACAGAAACATATATATTTGATGCTTCTCCTTATCAGGGTCAAACTTTACGTTTAGTATTCGAATGGAGAAATGACGGTAGTGTGGGTACAAACCCTCCAGCGGCTGTAGATAATGTAATCTTACAGATCCTTACATGTCCGGCTCCTGTAGATTTACTTTCTTCAGGAATGCAGGGTACATCATTTGTAGAGCTTTCATGGACTCCTGTAGGAAGTGAAACACAATGGGAAGTTGTTGTACAGCCTATGGGTACCGGTAACCCGGGTCAAACTCCTGCAGAATCAGTAATTGTTACTGATAACCCTACTTATACACTTGATATAGAAGAAGGTGAATATTATGAATATTATGTAAGAGCTATTTGTAGCGAGTCAGATATAAGTCTATGGGCAGGACCACTTGTATTCTCTATCTTTAATCCACCTGGATGTGCAAATGTAGAGGTATTCGATCCTGAACTTGAGATATTACTTCCTAATAGTGAAATCGTAATTTGTCCGGAAGAAGACAACTGTATTCCTCTTACTGCAAATTACCTACAAACAGGAGAAACTTCTTCATACGAAATAGAAAGCATTGACTATGCTCCGCCGTTCCCGTTCACGGGTGGTACTCCGGTATCAGTTGGTACGGACGACGTTTGGTCTCCACTTGTACAACTTCCTTTTGATTTCTGTTTCTTTGGAGAAATCTATTCAGAGGTTCTTGTAGGTTCAAACGGAGTAGTGACATTTAATACAGGTAACCCAAGCGGATATTGTCCTTGGTCATTTAACCAAACAATCCCTAATACAGGATTCCCTATCCTAAACGCTATCTATGGTGTTTATCAGGATATCGACCCAAGCATTAATAACGACAACGTTGACCCGGATATTAACTTCCAGGTATTAGGTAACTACCCTTGTCGTGCACTTGTTGTAAACTTCTCTGAGGTAGCTCAGTTTAGCGGCGCTTGTAACAACGATCCTGCTATTGGCGGACAAACTACTCAGATTGTTCTTTATGAAATATCAAACGTAATTGAGATTTATATTGGTAACAGAATTCCTTGTACTTCTTGGCAAAATGGTGCCGGTGTTGTAGGTCTTCAAAATGCCGGTGGTACTGTAGCTTTTGTTCCGGATGGAAGAAACACAGGTCCTTGGACAGCAACTGAAGAGGCTTGGAGATTTACTCCAAACGGAACTTCAAACGTTGTTTTTGAGTGGCTTCAGGATGGTGTATCATACAGTGATCAGGAAGAGATTACTGTTTGTGTAACCGAGCCTACAACAATGACAGCGCGTGCTACTTATACAAACTGTAACGGTGAATTATTAGTTAGAGATACTAGTGTATTGCTTCGTTTAGCTGAAGAGATTGAAGAGCAGGACCCTAATGACCTTGCTGTATGTAATACTACAGGAAGTGCTACATTTAACCTGCCGGATAGTATGGTAGATATTATTGCAGGACTTGAAAATCCTGAAAACTTTACATTTACTTACTATTTAACTGAGGCAGCAGCAAATCTTGGAGGTGAAGATAATTTACCGGACTCTTACACTACAACTACTAACCAGACTATCTATGTAAGGGTACAGGAAAATGGCAGCGATTGTTTTACAGTTTGGTCATTTGATCTTATTATTGAAAACAACCCGCCTCAATTCACTTTAGACGGAGACTTTGACGTGTGTGAAGGCGAAACAGTTACGGTAACGGTTACTCCTATTAATTTTGACCTTACTGAAGCTACATATAGCTGGACATTTGAAGGTGCTGCATTACCAGATACAGGAAGCACTATTACCGCTACAGAAAGTGGTATATATGAAGTTGTGATAGACCGCAACGGATGTACTGCCAGTGAAGCCGTTCAGGTAACTATTACTCCTCTTCCTGTTGCAGATGTTATGACAGATGTTACTTCTTGTGACAGTTATGTGTTACCGGAATTAAGTGCAGGAAACAACTACTACACAGGTCCTGCAGGTTCAGGTGATATGCTTACAGCTGGTACTGAGTTAACATCTGGACAGATGGTTTATATCTATGCTCAGGTTGAAGGTACTGACTGTTCAGACGAGAGCAGCTTTACAATAACTGTTGTTCCTACTCCGGTACTTGGAATAACAGGTGGCTGTGAAGGCGGATTATATATTCTTGAGGTTTCTCTTGATGATAATTATACTGAAAACACGGTTACTATCGAATGGACAGGGCCTAACGGATCTACGATAGGCACAGGTCTTACAGTTACAGCTGAAGAGATAGGAGACTATATGGTAACAGTAACTCCTCTGGGTGGTGATATCTGTTCTTCTGTTCTTGTACAGAGTGTTGAAAGTATAGCATGTTTAATCCCTCGTGGTATTTCGCCAAATGAAGATGGTATGAACGATAACTTCGACCTTAGAGGATTTGGTGTAACCAAGCTAAGCATCTTTAACCGTTACGGTAAAGAGGTTTACAGTAAAACAGATTATACTAACGAGTGGTATGGACTTGACGAACACGGAAAAGAACTTCCTACAGGTACTTATTTCTACTCACTTGAGTTAAATGATGGTACCAGCAAAACGGGTTGGGTTTACATCAACAGAGAAGACTAA
- a CDS encoding PorP/SprF family type IX secretion system membrane protein, with the protein MRKIYLAALVALCGLADVSAQQDPHYTQYMYNMNVINPAYAGSKENLSFGLLYRKQWVDIQDSPTTATFSGHSPVGKNVGLGLSVINDQIGPVKETNTYADFSYTLNLGGEHRLALGLKAGATFHDVGLYSDIGNGYVPAPGDPAFSENVNNTYFNIGAGFFYYTQKYYVAFSVPNMLKSKHLDLTQSGTDLQFGSEVQHYFLTGGYVFQLSDNVKLKPSFMLKSAFNVSPSIDGSLNALFFERFEIGATYRLDDSFGGMVNYRITPNLRLGYAYDHIVSDLNITTPASHEVMLLFDLNFPKKVSRSPRYF; encoded by the coding sequence ATGAGAAAAATATACCTTGCCGCTTTGGTGGCATTGTGTGGCCTTGCTGATGTTTCTGCACAGCAGGACCCGCACTATACGCAGTACATGTATAACATGAACGTGATCAACCCTGCCTATGCGGGCTCGAAGGAGAATTTGTCCTTTGGGTTATTGTACCGCAAACAGTGGGTTGACATCCAGGATTCCCCAACCACGGCAACCTTCTCAGGGCACAGCCCTGTAGGTAAGAATGTGGGATTGGGCCTATCTGTAATCAACGACCAGATCGGTCCTGTAAAGGAGACCAACACCTATGCGGACTTCTCCTACACCCTTAACTTAGGTGGAGAGCACCGCCTTGCCCTTGGCCTTAAGGCCGGAGCAACGTTCCACGATGTGGGGCTATACAGTGACATCGGTAACGGATATGTACCGGCGCCGGGCGACCCTGCCTTCAGTGAGAACGTTAACAACACCTATTTCAACATAGGTGCAGGATTCTTCTACTACACCCAGAAGTACTATGTGGCCTTCTCGGTACCGAACATGCTTAAGAGCAAGCACCTTGACCTTACCCAAAGCGGAACTGACCTTCAGTTCGGATCGGAAGTTCAGCACTACTTCCTAACGGGGGGTTACGTATTCCAGTTATCGGATAACGTAAAGCTAAAACCCTCTTTCATGTTAAAATCAGCCTTCAACGTATCGCCTTCTATAGACGGTTCACTGAATGCGCTGTTCTTTGAGCGCTTTGAGATCGGGGCCACCTACAGGCTTGATGACTCTTTTGGTGGTATGGTCAACTACAGGATTACCCCTAACCTTAGGCTGGGTTATGCCTATGACCATATTGTTTCCGACCTTAACATCACTACCCCAGCCTCGCATGAGGTAATGCTGTTATTCGATTTGAACTTCCCTAAGAAAGTATCACGTTCACCACGTTATTTCTAA